In Corvus moneduloides isolate bCorMon1 chromosome 3, bCorMon1.pri, whole genome shotgun sequence, one DNA window encodes the following:
- the ZNF292 gene encoding LOW QUALITY PROTEIN: zinc finger protein 292 (The sequence of the model RefSeq protein was modified relative to this genomic sequence to represent the inferred CDS: inserted 1 base in 1 codon), with the protein MADEEAERESGGPGGDLLELRRLRERLLELETGLRESREPAVQAATEYCKQLCQTLLEYAXKWKTSEDPLPLLEVYTVAIRSYVKHDLTLPLSVKNVAFVLERLALSCIELLLCLPLDLPEDKWEEFQTFVQVAHKNLMENGSQELHILTTLTQEKGVWKNPVLCAILSQEQLDPDKVNEFLVSEGPVLLDMRIKHLMKAKELTQATALAKLCSDHPEISAKGNFKQTYLVCLCSGSPNEKLMEEIAEVDCKDALEMICNLESDGDEKSALILCAAFLSRQLQQGEMYCAWELTLFWSKLQQRVEPSIQVYLERCRQLSVLTKTVYHIFFLIKVINSEIDGAGLATCIELCVKALRLESSENADVKISICKTISCLLPDDLEVKRACQLSEFLLEPTVDAYYAVEMLYNQPDQKYDEENLPIPNSLRCELLLVLKTQWPFDPEFWDWKTLKRQCLALMGEEASIVSSIDELNDSEVYEKVEDGQEDSKDTSLNGLAGIDEATSLLRGIRDEKQKKREIKKLRERGFISARFRNWQAYMQYCVLCDKEFLGHRIVRHAQKHYKDGIYSCPICAQNFNSKENFVPHVTLHVKKSSKERLAAMKPLRRLGRPPKIATANENQKTNSVSKQEQRPIKKNSLYSTDFIVFNDNDGSDDENDDKDKPYIPEIVPVQKPPPVNEFTCPVTLCQKGFKYFKNLIAHAKGHKDNEEAKRFLEMQSKKVICQYCRRHFVSVTHLNDHLQMHCGSKPYICIQMKCKAGFNSYAELLTHRREHQVFRAKCMFPKCGRVFSEAYLLYDHEAQHYNTYTCRVTGCGKVYRSQNELEKHVEDHNEQPENQTNQPDLSLPSKTNESTDGVAVKEELTSPAENRSSFIEAENVWTQIKAEPVGNESVNASVSVLQQSNSLSNAGSEQSPMGSVKTEETVPAGSIKLSVVNQKIRDNFVKRGKLAATASKVDTTKPGVQQLCPSVDSCPPVFQERKEEDCLSQTQNIQTVSVTSDTLKPEALESKNLERQVSIVNPFSMQNQTGYRNGVPISKLEIEDSIKAAANLYNLPLKTLESITFIPSQPNINSSLVPAVSPAAPIQKFNCQVEGCTRTYNSSQSIGKHMKAAHPDEYAAFKMQRKNKKPRKSSNLQNVPNDGKIVYLMPSQVGNPSGAAFTAQNKSNLNPTCSSQVQHVSSTLFPTHVENLANPMLPIVESVINPNLSTRIKSEPESVLCSQMENLSAATLPSQLDDLAKTVMPLNIDGGSDPFLPLPAENGPMSLFPSSAENPPNSVFSQLENNTNSFSLQLEGNTSSAFPKEESVDQMFPSRLSNESNFSETSSQHPASEKVKKDRGRGSNGKERKPKHNKRAKWPAIIRDGKFICSRCFRVFTNPRSLGGHLSKRSYCKPLEGSEISPEALQANGQSLLASMILSSNSLNLQQPQESAFNPETCFKDPSFLQILAAENRSTLQTMFPRANVTNFNTSGNEEGNQIIKQALETAGIPSTFDNTEVLPRVVTTSCVSGTTQINTAVLPNSAVPPLLQTVCNPSALLTDQNRTLNAKIPPLNECKSLPVFATEDLMLKTIENGLCPSSYSNTVAAAQNFAGNSSRASVISSPKNSGSSNLNKKGTSSSKRKRKTPTPLVVPNTSQKVAVNNAAVMGLVTKSTEGNMQIQGESFQSNLLANCGSQTVVENLAQKLSNVDNQLFMASIKENFKTNLEAHTVLPPLTVKTENGDSQMMTVNSCVQANSEEQISQDSVMQNFEKTLEIIKTAMNSQMLEVKTEIQDTVAASGLNLQVTNAQASSESSAHSVKLPTTTQFAVHAGNVTAAKGSSAQSETSQKDDTQISEILEGLQKLKLEDDSLVPISETVSQCPPADKPAPAVPVLSVENKPLIQISPEASNIQFSDRVNKPFVCQNPGCNYSAMTKDALFKHYGKIHQYTAEMILEIKKHQLKYAPFKCVVATCPKTFTRNSNLRAHCQLVHHFTTEEMVKLKIKRPYGRRSQNETVNTVPQPVEIKTVQTLVIENKTVAPLVKETQIKEVAEPVKVLEKLLPENNIPEILEKPPQVVSVPLEQHNAASFDSMQEQAKVRKARKHRKEKEERNGRKPVTKSLEFPTRYSPYRPYRCVHQGCFAAFTIQQNLILHYQAVHKSDLPAFSAEVEEENEQGKEEREEVETKPAVREFRCEVSDCSRIFQEVTSLIQHYMKLHDMTPEQIGNMKSAPEVGRFFCDQSQCKCSFTAYLNYVVHLETDHSVKIKPNKVEDDGMFKCDCEGCDRIYATRSNLLRHIFNKHNDRHKDHLIRPRRLTPGQENISSKANQEKPLKSKQRGLKNRSGKEGNRLSVKTKRKKNLNLENKNSKGIQVQENKAYSLKRGKYVYLIKTRNDALSECTSRFITQYPCMIKGCSSVVTSESNIIRHYKCHKLSKAFTSQHRNLLIVSKKHSVSQVKEASSEQEETDKKTDVKEPEPSLIASNNDSSTTTLPQKETEKGEKDEVDELTELFITKLINEDCSTAENQAKISSSVNSDLQETSSCPSEKQKSNNLKRANKEKNVSQSKRKRAEKTEEALPSDVSSLHKEEETAVAIQTAEEQPATFDWSSFKPMGFEVSFLKFLEESAVKQKKNSERDYHSSGTKKGSHSNSRKASEKAPVASDNVTWSCSETETLVPFANPSRLPCGDNVKIVLDKTLKDCTECMLKQLQEMKPVVSLRKLEGRWEDNPEVIAAKVIVLGTEEGESKY; encoded by the exons tgaatGAATTTTTAGTATCAGAAGGCCCTGTCCTGCTGGATATGCGTATTAAGCACCTAATGAAAGCAAAGGAATTAACACAAGCTACTGCCCTGGCAAAACTCTGCTCTGACCATCCAGAAATCAGTGCAAAAGGCAATTTCAAACAAACCTACCTGGTCTGTCTTTGTTCAGGATCACCAAATGAAAAGCTAATGGAAGAA ATTGCAGAAGTAGATTGCAAAGATGCTCTAGAAATGATCTGTAACCTTGAATCTGATGGAGATGAAAAAAGTGCTCTGATCCTGTGTGCAGCATTTCTGTCTCGCCAGCTGCAGCAAGGGGAGATGTACTGTGCCTG GGAACTGACTCTTTTCTGGAGTAAACTGCAGCAAAGGGTAGAGCCTTCTATTCAAGTGTATCTAGAGAGATGTCGTCAACTTTCTGTGTTAACTAAGACTGTttatcacattttcttcttgattaAAGTTATTAATTCAGAG ATTGATGGTGCTGGACTTGCAACCTGCATTGAACTGTGTGTGAAAGCACTGCGCTTGGAATCCAGTGAAAATGCGGATGTCAAGATATCTATTTGCAAGACTATCTCCTGCTTGCTCCCAGATGATTTGGAGGTCAAACGTGCTTGTCAGCTGAGCGAATTTCTTCTGGAACCCACTGTGGATGCGTATTATGCTGTTGAAATGCTATATAATCAGCCTGACCAGAAGTATGATGAAGAAAATCTTCCAATACCAAATTCTTTGCGCTGTGAGCTCTTACTTGTACTGAAAACTCAGTGGCCTTTTGATCCAGAGTTCTGGGACTGGAAAACTCTAAAGCGTCAGTGTCTGGCACTTATGGGAGAGGAGGCATCCATCGTGTCATCCATAGATGAACTAAACGATAGTGAAGTTTATGAGAAGGTTGAGGATGGCCAAGAAGATAGTAAAGACACTTCTCTGAATGGGCTCGCTGGCATCGATGAGGCTACGAGCCTTCTTAGGGGTATCagagatgaaaagcagaaaaagagagaaatcaaaAAACTCAGAGAGAGGGGGTTCATATCAGCTAGATTTAGGAACTGGCAAGCTTACATGCAGTATTGTGTGTTATGCGACAAAGAATTCCTAGGTCATAGAATAGTTAGACATGCACAAAAACATTATAAAGATGGAATTTACAGTTGCCCTATTTGTGCCcaaaattttaattctaaagAAAACTTTGTTCCCCATGTAACTTTGCATGTGAAAAAATCTAGCAAAGAGAGATTGGCTGCTATGAAACCACTGAGGAGACTGGGAAGACCTCCTAAAATAGCAACTGCCAATGAGAATCAGAAAACTAATTCTGTATCCAAACAGGAGCAGCGACCCATCAAGAAGAACAGTCTCTATTCAACAGACTTCATTGTGTTTAATGATAACGATGGCTCAGATGATGAAAACGATGACAAAGATAAACCTTACATACCTGAGATAGTGCCAGTTCAAAAGCCACCCCCTGTTAATGAATTCACCTGCCCTGTAACACTTTGTCAAAAaggctttaaatattttaaaaatctaatagCACATGCAAAGGGCCATAAAGATAATGAAGAAGCTAAACGTTTTCTTGAAATGCAGAGCAAAAAAGTGATTTGCCAGTACTGTAGACGACATTTTGTAAGTGTTACTCACCTGAATGATCATTTACAAATGCACTGTGGCAGCAAGCCTTATATCTGCATACAGATGAAATGTAAGGCTGGCTTTAACAGTTATGCTGAACTGCTGACCCATAGGAGAGAGCATCAAGTCTTCAGAGCTAAGTGTATGTTTCCCAAATGTGGCAGAGTGTTTTCTGAAGCCTATTTACTCTATGATCACGAAGCACAACACTATAATACCTATACCTGCAGAGTCACGGGCTGTGGGAAGGTGTACCGCTCACAGAATGAACTGGAAAAGCATGTTGAGGACCACAACGAGCAGCCTGAAAACCAAACTAATCAGCCTGATCTTAGTCTGCCTTCTAAAACTAATGAAAGTACTGATGGAGTTGCAGTTAAAGAGGAATTGACATCTCCAGCTGAAAACCGAAGTAGTTTCATTGAAGCAGAAAATGTCTGGACCCAAATCAAAGCAGAACCAGTTGGGAATGAAAGTGTAAATGCATCAGTGAGTGTACTGCAGCAAAGCAATTCCCTGTCTAATGCTGGTTCAGAGCAGTCTCCTATGGGTTCAGTGAAGACAGAAGAGACAGTTCCAGCAGGCAGCATTAAGCTGTCTGTTGTTAACCAGAAGATCCGAGATAACTTTGTAAAAAGAGGTAAATTGGCTGCTACTGCCAGTAAAGTAGATACTACTAAACCTGGGGTCCAGCAGTTGTGCCCATCAGTTGACTCTTGTCCTCCAGTTTTccaagagagaaaggaagaagactGTCTCAGTCAGACTCAGAATATTCAAACTGTTTCTGTGACCTCAGACACATTAAAACCAGAAGCCCTTGAATCAAAAAACTTAGAAAGACAAGTGAGCATTGTAAATCCATTCAGCATGCAGAATCAGACAGGGTATCGAAACGGTGTACCCATTTCCAAACTTGAAATTGAAGACAGTATTAAAGCTGCAGCTAATCTATATAACCTGCCTTTAAAAACTTTAGAAAGTATTACGTTTATTCCATCACAGCCTAACATAAATAGCTCTTTAGTTCCAGCTGTGTCACCAGCAGCCCCAATTCAGAAATTTAATTGTCAGGTTGAGGGGTGTACTCGAACATACAATTCATCACAGAGCATTGGCAAACACATGAAGGCAGCACACCCTGATGAatatgctgcttttaaaatgcagcgTAAAAATAAGAAACCACGAAAATCCAGCAATCTGCAAAATGTGCCGAATGATGGGAAGATTGTATATCTTATGCCATCACAAGTGGGCAATCCCAGTGGTGCTGCTTTTACTGCACAGAACAAATCAAATTTGAATCCCACCTGTTCCAGTCAAGTGCAACATGTCTCAAGTACTCTTTTCCCAACCCACGTAGAAAATTTGGCGAATCCTATGTTGCCTATAGTGGAAAGTGTCATAAATCCAAATTTGTCTACTCGTATTAAAAGTGAGCCTGAGAGTGTTTTATGTTCACAAATGGAAAATTTGTCTGCTGCAACCTTACCTTCCCAGTTGGATGATCTGGCAAAAACAGTTATGCCTCTGAATATTGATGGTGGTTCagatccttttcttcctttgcctgCAGAAAATGGTCCGATGTCTCTCTTTCCTTCATCAGCAGAGAATCCTCCAAATTCAGTCTTCTCACAACTGGAAAATAACACAAATAGCTTTTCTTTGCAACTAGAAGGAAACACTAGTTCTGCTTTCCCAAAAGAGGAAAGTGTCGATCAAATGTTTCCCTCACGATTGAGTAATGAAAGTAACTTCAGTGAAACTAGTTCTCAACATCCAGCttcagaaaaggtgaaaaaagatCGTGGCAGGGGCTcaaatgggaaagaaaggaagccAAAACATAACAAGCGGGCAAAGTGGCCAGCAATAATTAGAGATGGCAAATTTATCTGTAGTAGGTGTTTCAGAGTTTTTACTAATCCTAGATCACTTGGTGGTCACTTATCAAAGAGGTCTTATTGTAAGCCTCTTGAAGGATCAGAAATTTCTCCAGAAGCTCTGCAGGCTAATGGACAATCTTTGCTTGCCAGTATGATTCTTTCTTCAAATTCATTGAACTTGCAGCAACCCCAGGAGTCTGCCTTCAATCCAGAGACGTGTTTTAAAGATCCATCGTTCCTCCAGATACTTGCAGCTGAAAATCGTTCCACACTGCAGACTATGTTTCCACGGGCAAATGTGACTAACTTTAATACCAGTGGGAATGAGGAAGGTAATCAAATTATAAAACAAGCCTTGGAAACTGCAGGCATCCCGAGTACCTTTGATAACACAGAAGTACTTCCACGTGTGGTTACAACAAGTTGTGTCTCTGGTACAACTCAGATAAACACAGCTGTTCTCCCCAACTCGGCTGTGCCCCCTCTGCTGCAGACAGTCTGTAACCCCAGTGCCCTGCTGACAGACCAAAACAGGACCCTCAATGCCAAAATTCCTCCACTAAACGAATGCAAGAGTTTGCCTGTTTTTGCAACAGAGGACTTAATGCTAAAGACCATTGAAAATGGCTTGTGTCCTAGCTCATATTCTAACACTgttgcagcagcacaaaactTTGCAGGGAACAGTTCACGAGCTTCAGTTATAAGTAGTCCCAAGAATTCGGGATCAAGCAACTTGAATAAGAAGGGAACCAGCTCttcaaagaggaagagaaaaacaccTACACCCCTGGTTGTGCCCAATACATCACAGAAAGTAGCAGTAAATAATGCAGCAGTGATGGGACTTGTAACCAAAAGCACTGAAGGAAACATGCAAATACAGGGAGAAAGTTTTCAGTCCAACTTGCTGGCAAATTGTGGCTCTCAAACGGTGGTGGAAAACCTTGCGCAGAAACTCAGTAATGTTGACAATCAGTTATTCATGGCCAGTatcaaagagaattttaaaacaaatcttgAGGCTCATACAGTTCTGCCCCCTTTAAcagtaaaaactgaaaatgggGATTCCCAAATGATGACTGTAAATTCTTGTGTGCAGGCAAATTCAGAAGAACAGATTTCACAAGACAGTGTTATGCAGAACTTTGAAAAAACCctggaaataattaaaactgcTATGAATTCACAGATGCTTGAGgtgaaaactgaaattcaggaTACTGTTGCTGCTTCAGGACTGAACCTGCAAGTAACTAACGCACAGGCTTCTTCAGAAAGTTCTGCACACAGTGTAAAACTACCCACTACTACACAGTTTGCTGTGCACGCAGGGAATGTTACTGCTGCAAAGGGTAGCTCTGCTCAGTCTGAGACGTCTCAAAAGGATGATACTCAAATATCAGAAATTTTGGAAGGCTTGCAAAAACTGAAGCTAGAAGATGATTCTCTTGTTCCCATCTCTGAGACTGTTTCTCAGTGTCCTCCAGCAGATAAGCCAGCGCCAGCTGTTCCTGTTTTATCAGTTGAAAACAAACCCCTCATCCAGATATCTCCAGAGGCAAGTAACATTCAATTTAGTGATAGAGTTAATAAGCCTTTTGTATGTCAGAATCCCGGCTGCAATTACAGTGCTATGACAAAAGATGCATTATTTAAACACTATGGCAAGATCCATCAGTACACTGCAGAAATGATactagaaataaagaaacatcaACTAAAGTATGCCCCATTCAAATGTGTTGTAGCTACCTGTCCAAAAACATTCACAAGAAACTCTAATCTCCGAGCACACTGTCAGCTTGTACATCATTTTACAACAGAGGAGatggtaaaattaaaaattaagaggcCTTATGGCAGAAGATCTCAAAATGAAACTGTAAACACAGTCCCACAGCctgttgaaataaaaactgtgcAGACACTAgtaatagaaaacaaaactgtagCTCCATTGGTCAAAGAAACTCAGATAAAGGAAGTTGCAGAGCCTGTAAAGGTATTGGAAAAACTTCTACCAGAAAATAATATTcctgaaatactggaaaaacCTCCCCAGGTGGTTTCTGTTCCACTGGAGCAGCATAATGCAGCATCTTTTGATAGTATGCAGGAGCAAGCCAAAGTACGCAAGGCTAGGaagcacaggaaggaaaaagaggagaggaatGGTAGGAAGCCCGTAACAAAATCTTTGGAGTTTCCCACTAGATACAGCCCATACAGACCTTACCGGTGTGTCCATCAGGGCTGCTTTGCAGCTTTCACAATACAACAAAACCTAATTCTTCATTACCAAGCTGTGCACAAATCAGACCTCCCTGCCTTCTCTGCTGAAgtggaggaggaaaatgagcaAGGCAAAGAGGAACGTGAGGAGGTAGAAACCAAACCTGCTGTCAGAGAGTTCAGGTGTGAGGTGAGTGACTGCTCTCGTATCTTCCAGGAAGTTACCAGCTTGATACAGCATTATATGAAGCTTCATGACATGACCCCAGAGCAAATTGGAAACATGAAATCAGCCCCAGAGGTGGGAAGGTTTTTTTGTGACCAGTCTCAGTGTAAGTGTTCGTTTACAGCATATCTAAACTATGTTGTGCATCTTGAGACAGATCACAGTGTTAAGATAAAGCCAAACAAAGTAGAAGATGATGGCATGTTCAAGTGTGATTGTGAAGGCTGTGACCGTATTTATGCTACCAGGTCTAACCTCTTGAGGCATATTTTTAACAAACATAATGACAGGCATAAAGATCATCTAATAAGACCCAGGAGACTGACACCAGGCCAGGAAAACATTTCAAGCAAAGCAAATCAGGAGAAACCATTGAAGTCTAAACAGAGAGGACTCAAAAACAGATCAGGAAAAGAAGGCAACAGGCtgtcagtgaaaacaaaacGAAAGAAAAACTTgaacttggaaaacaaaaactcaAAAGGAATACAGGTTCAGGAAAATAAGGCTTATTCACTAAAACGCGGCAAGTATGTATATTTAATAAAGACCAGAAACGATGCCTTATCAGAATGTACGAGCAGGTTCATAACTCAGTATCCATGTATGATAAAGGGATGTTCTTCCGTAGTCACAAGTGAAAGCAACATAATAAGGCATTATAAATGTCACAAGCTGTCCAAAGCATTtacttcccagcacaggaatcTTCTTATTGTATCTAAAAAACACTCTGTCTCCCAAGTAAAGGAAGCCTCTTCTGAGCAAGAGGAAACTGATAAAAAGACTGATGTGAAAGAGCCTGAACCGAGTTTGATAGCGAGCAATAATGATTCAAGCACAACTACCTTACCacaaaaggaaactgaaaaaggtGAGAAGGATGAAGTGGATGAACTGACAGAACTATTCATTACTAAACTAATTAATGAGGATTGTTCAACTGCTGAAAATCAAGCAAAAATCTCTTCCAGTGTAAATAGTGATTTGCAGGAGACTAGCTCCTGCCcctcagagaagcaaaaatcaaacaacctgaaaagagcaaataaagagaaaaatgtatctcAGAGTAAGAGAAAGAGAGCCGAGAAAACAGAGGAAGCACTGCCCAGTGACGTGAGTAGCCTGCACAAGGAGGAAGAGACTGCTGTCGCCATTCAAACGGCCGAAGAGCAACCTGCCACTTTTGACTGGAGCTCGTTCAAGCCAATGGGTTTTGAAGTGTCGTTCCTCAAGTTTCTTGAAGAATCTGCtgtgaagcaaaagaaaaactctGAAAGAGACTACCATAGCAGCGGAACCAAAAAAGGATCCCATTCGAACTCACGGAAAGCCAGTGAGAAGGCCCCTGTAGCAAGTGATAACGTCACTTGGTCATGTTCTGAAACTGAAACCCTTGTACCGTTTGCCAACCCATCACGGCTTCCATGTGGTGATAATGTAAAGATCGTGTTAGACAAGACTCTTAAAGACTGCACTGAGTGTATGCTGAAGCAGCTTCAGGAAATGAAACCTGTTGTCAGTTTGAGAAAGCTTGAAGGACGTTGGGAGGATAATCCAGAGGTTATAGCTGCAAAAGTAATTGTTTTGGGTACTGAGGAAGGGGaatcaaaatactga